From Candidatus Neomarinimicrobiota bacterium, a single genomic window includes:
- a CDS encoding cold-shock protein, whose translation MADRETGTVKWFNSQKGFGFITRDDGEDAFVHYSSIQNDGFKNLEEGDKVEFTMSEGEKGPQAVDVTIVS comes from the coding sequence ATGGCAGATCGTGAAACAGGTACGGTAAAATGGTTCAATTCCCAAAAGGGATTCGGTTTCATCACTCGTGATGACGGTGAAGATGCATTCGTGCATTACTCATCGATACAGAATGATGGATTCAAGAATCTCGAAGAAGGTGATAAAGTAGAATTCACCATGAGCGAAGGCGAAAAAGGACCACAGGCTGTAGACGTCACAATCGTAAGCTAA